Proteins from a single region of Flaviflexus salsibiostraticola:
- a CDS encoding ABC transporter ATP-binding protein gives MATVTFKKATRVYPGSDKPAVDALDLDIKDGEFLVLVGPSGCGKSTSLRMLAGLEEVDSGRIFIGDRDVTDVTPKDRDIAMVFQNYALYPHMTVAQNMGFALKIAGTPKEEINQRVLEAARILDLEQYLERKPKALSGGQRQRVAMGRAIVRQPQVFLMDEPLSNLDAKLRVQTRTQIASLQRRLGITTVYVTHDQTEALTMGDRIAVLKDGLLQQVGTPREMYDSPANSFVAGFIGSPAMNIGSWTVNGRQATFGDAMITLSDEVVSALRPEDDGKVIVGFRPENLERAAEGADSRIPIKVTLVEELGSDAYIYGQIVGSDREHETFGSGDGSDQVVVRIPPNEVPEPDEVFNVALKNHGGHFFSHADGSALNGR, from the coding sequence ATGGCCACTGTGACTTTCAAGAAGGCCACGCGCGTCTACCCCGGCTCAGATAAGCCTGCGGTCGATGCGCTCGACCTCGATATCAAGGATGGGGAGTTCCTCGTTCTCGTCGGCCCTTCGGGCTGCGGCAAATCGACCTCGCTCCGCATGCTCGCGGGCCTCGAAGAGGTCGACTCCGGCCGCATCTTCATCGGCGACCGCGACGTCACCGACGTCACGCCGAAGGACCGCGACATCGCCATGGTCTTCCAGAACTACGCGCTGTACCCGCACATGACCGTCGCCCAGAACATGGGCTTCGCCCTCAAGATCGCAGGAACTCCCAAGGAGGAGATCAACCAGCGCGTCCTCGAGGCAGCCCGGATCCTCGACCTCGAGCAGTACCTCGAGCGCAAGCCGAAGGCCCTGTCGGGCGGCCAGCGCCAGCGCGTCGCCATGGGCCGCGCCATCGTTCGTCAGCCGCAGGTGTTCCTCATGGACGAGCCGCTGTCGAACCTCGACGCGAAGCTGCGCGTCCAGACCCGCACCCAGATCGCCTCCCTCCAGCGCCGCCTCGGCATCACCACCGTCTACGTCACCCACGACCAGACGGAGGCGCTGACGATGGGCGATCGGATCGCGGTCCTCAAGGACGGCCTCCTCCAGCAGGTGGGCACACCGCGGGAGATGTACGACAGCCCCGCCAACAGCTTCGTCGCCGGCTTCATCGGCTCCCCCGCCATGAATATCGGCTCCTGGACGGTCAACGGCAGGCAGGCGACGTTCGGCGACGCCATGATCACGCTCTCCGACGAGGTCGTGTCGGCCCTCCGCCCCGAGGACGACGGCAAGGTCATCGTCGGATTCCGCCCGGAGAACCTCGAGCGTGCCGCCGAGGGCGCCGATTCGCGCATCCCCATCAAGGTCACCCTCGTTGAGGAGCTGGGATCGGATGCCTACATCTACGGCCAGATCGTCGGTTCGGATCGCGAGCACGAAACGTTCGGCTCCGGCGACGGATCCGATCAGGTCGTCGTTCGGATCCCACCCAACGAGGTCCCCGAACCCGATGAGGTCTTCAACGTGGCGCTGAAGAATCACGGCGGTCACTTCTTCAGTCACGCCGACGGCTCCGCGCTGAACGGCCGCTGA
- a CDS encoding heavy-metal-associated domain-containing protein, with the protein MTTTEYQVTGMTCGHCERHVTEEVTQVEGVESIEVSHETGRLVVTSSQEISDAAIVAAVDEAGYEAVRA; encoded by the coding sequence ATGACCACGACTGAATACCAGGTGACTGGAATGACCTGCGGCCACTGCGAGCGCCACGTGACTGAAGAGGTCACCCAGGTCGAGGGCGTCGAGTCCATCGAGGTCTCGCACGAGACCGGCCGCCTCGTCGTCACCTCCTCGCAGGAGATCTCCGACGCCGCCATCGTTGCCGCCGTCGACGAGGCCGGCTACGAGGCCGTTCGCGCCTGA
- a CDS encoding DsbA family protein codes for MAEKNMTKAERREAAREKARKLQEAEAKRAKRNRLITIGIILAAIALVGVVIWSIVSNGRDNGEDGAGRQEWDPVAVQVEPVVKDGTDITTGWSVIGDGAELAADSNRLDIYFDYMCTYCNDLEQFNGGDINDIIAEGDAEIVYHPVAILRNDFSAKGAAAFKYIAENSPEHLAAFHKNVFEETDAVLNNRASSLPDWGSIEDAARDAGVPEDIASTIEEEADLEWVNTATQAFLENYRGTPTVLLNGTETTAWAANDFPAMLGLAEPKATPTE; via the coding sequence ATGGCAGAGAAGAACATGACGAAGGCAGAGCGCCGCGAGGCGGCGCGCGAGAAGGCCAGGAAGCTTCAGGAGGCGGAGGCAAAGCGCGCGAAGCGCAATCGCCTCATCACCATCGGCATCATCCTGGCGGCGATCGCCCTCGTGGGCGTCGTCATCTGGTCCATCGTCAGCAATGGACGAGACAATGGGGAGGACGGTGCCGGAAGGCAGGAGTGGGACCCGGTCGCGGTCCAGGTCGAGCCCGTCGTCAAGGACGGCACCGACATCACGACCGGATGGTCGGTCATCGGTGACGGTGCCGAGCTCGCCGCCGACTCCAACCGCCTCGACATCTACTTCGACTACATGTGCACGTACTGCAATGACCTCGAGCAGTTCAACGGCGGCGACATCAACGACATCATCGCCGAGGGCGATGCGGAGATCGTCTACCACCCGGTCGCGATCCTCCGCAATGACTTCTCCGCGAAGGGCGCCGCCGCGTTCAAGTACATCGCCGAGAATTCGCCCGAGCACCTGGCAGCCTTCCACAAGAACGTCTTCGAGGAGACGGATGCCGTGCTCAACAACCGGGCCTCGTCCCTGCCCGATTGGGGCAGCATCGAGGACGCCGCCCGCGACGCGGGCGTGCCTGAGGATATCGCCTCCACCATCGAGGAGGAGGCCGACCTCGAGTGGGTGAACACCGCGACGCAGGCGTTCCTCGAGAACTACCGGGGCACGCCGACCGTCCTTCTCAACGGTACGGAGACCACCGCGTGGGCCGCCAACGACTTCCCGGCCATGCTCGGCCTGGCAGAGCCGAAGGCAACGCCCACCGAATAG
- the ppc gene encoding phosphoenolpyruvate carboxylase: MTDNIQRHADSDAELRADVRRLASMLGQILAEQKGEDLLDQVERIRQLAKDARLSTSRIEVFAEMADELRDLPMERVTDLVRAFTLYFQLANTAEQNQRARVRKSRPESEEWISRAVARIGDSLGTDELNRIAEKLDIRLVFTAHPTEASRRALLGKLRRLFDVLSETTEEGTAARRRQDRKLEEIIELLWQTDELRRTAPTPVDEARNLLYYLKELYTDALPETVSVLAAELEAAGAELKPGSEPLQLFSWIGGDRDGNPFVTPEVTAEILRMQANEAIDVAIDKLTYASHVLSISTKLVEPDEQLRASIEADLATLTKFPRFVQELFVDEPFRLKIELMKGKFLRTKARINEGTEHVPGADYSCTEDIRRDFAVITDALDRTGSGRVVTGLAGDIRRTLGGIGLTLASIDVREHSSKHHELLEQLYARLGGEGSAYGEKSEEELTELLSHELASKRPLAGPGIVNGTLGLTDSAQRTYDTFAEVARAQSIYGPDVAETYIVSMTHGAHDILAAAVIAREAGLISIPNGTTSGHATIGFVPLLEEVRELRIADEILETLFADPSYRAIVRMRGNLQEVMLGYSDSNKDSGVLTSQWEIHQAQRRLRDVAAKHGIKLRLFHGRGGSVGRGGGPTYDSILSQPYGVLDGEIKFTEQGEVISDKYLHPELARENLELTVAAVMEASSLHRAARASADVQASRDRLMDFISEAAFRRYRELIDDPDLPEYFVTTTPVQQLGMLNIGSRPAKRTTAESGIDGLRAIPWVFGWTQSRQIVPGWFGVGTALRAAREAGFGGELKDMFDSWHFFRAVISNVEMTAKKTDLAIAQHYVRSLAPERLWPLFDLIREEFAITIEELTALTGCDDLLDSNPVLKRTLEVRDQYLHPISYMQVNLLTRIREAGPEASEDLKRALLTTINGISAGMRNTG, from the coding sequence GTGACAGATAACATTCAGCGGCATGCAGACAGCGATGCCGAACTTCGCGCGGACGTGCGCCGGCTCGCCAGCATGCTGGGCCAGATTCTTGCCGAGCAGAAGGGCGAGGACCTTCTCGACCAGGTCGAGCGGATCCGCCAGCTCGCCAAGGACGCGCGGCTGTCGACCAGCCGCATCGAGGTCTTCGCGGAGATGGCGGACGAACTCCGCGATCTCCCGATGGAGCGCGTGACGGACCTTGTCCGCGCCTTCACCCTCTACTTCCAGCTCGCGAACACGGCGGAGCAGAACCAGCGGGCCCGGGTTCGCAAGAGCCGACCCGAGAGCGAGGAGTGGATCTCTCGTGCCGTCGCCCGGATCGGCGACTCGCTCGGCACGGACGAGCTCAATCGCATTGCCGAGAAGCTCGACATCCGGCTCGTCTTCACCGCCCACCCGACCGAGGCCTCCCGCCGAGCCCTGCTCGGCAAGCTCCGTCGCCTGTTCGATGTCCTCTCAGAGACGACCGAGGAGGGGACGGCGGCACGCCGCCGTCAGGACCGCAAGCTCGAGGAGATCATCGAGCTGCTGTGGCAGACGGACGAGCTGCGCCGCACCGCACCGACCCCGGTCGACGAGGCCCGCAACCTCCTCTACTACCTCAAGGAGCTCTACACCGACGCCCTGCCCGAGACAGTGTCGGTGCTGGCCGCCGAGCTTGAGGCGGCAGGCGCCGAGCTCAAACCGGGCAGTGAGCCGCTCCAGCTGTTCTCATGGATCGGCGGTGACCGCGACGGCAACCCCTTCGTCACCCCGGAGGTGACCGCTGAGATCCTGCGGATGCAGGCGAACGAGGCGATCGATGTCGCCATCGACAAGCTCACCTACGCGTCGCACGTCCTGTCGATCTCGACGAAGCTCGTCGAGCCCGACGAGCAGCTCCGCGCGTCGATCGAGGCCGACCTGGCCACCCTCACGAAGTTCCCCCGCTTCGTCCAGGAGCTGTTCGTCGACGAGCCGTTCCGGCTCAAGATCGAGCTCATGAAGGGCAAGTTCCTCCGCACAAAGGCGCGGATCAACGAGGGCACCGAGCACGTGCCCGGCGCGGACTACTCCTGCACGGAGGACATCCGCCGCGATTTCGCCGTCATCACCGACGCGCTCGACCGCACCGGCTCCGGCCGGGTCGTCACGGGCCTCGCGGGCGATATTCGCCGCACTCTCGGCGGCATCGGCCTCACCCTCGCCTCGATCGATGTCCGCGAGCATTCGTCGAAGCACCACGAGCTGCTCGAGCAGCTCTACGCCCGGCTCGGCGGAGAGGGCAGCGCCTACGGCGAGAAGTCCGAGGAGGAGCTCACCGAGCTGCTGTCGCACGAGCTGGCCTCGAAGCGCCCGCTCGCGGGCCCCGGCATCGTCAACGGCACCCTCGGCCTCACCGACTCCGCGCAGCGCACGTACGACACCTTCGCTGAGGTCGCCCGTGCTCAGAGCATCTACGGTCCCGACGTGGCGGAGACCTACATCGTCTCGATGACCCACGGCGCCCACGACATCCTCGCCGCCGCCGTCATCGCCCGCGAGGCCGGCCTCATCAGCATCCCGAACGGGACAACCTCGGGGCACGCGACGATCGGCTTCGTGCCGCTCCTCGAAGAGGTCCGCGAGCTGCGGATCGCGGATGAGATCCTCGAGACCCTGTTCGCCGACCCCTCCTACCGGGCGATCGTCCGCATGAGGGGCAACCTCCAGGAGGTCATGCTCGGGTACTCGGACTCGAACAAGGACTCGGGCGTGCTGACCTCCCAGTGGGAGATCCACCAGGCCCAGCGTCGCCTGCGCGACGTCGCCGCGAAGCACGGGATCAAGCTGCGGCTGTTCCATGGCCGCGGCGGGTCCGTCGGCCGCGGCGGCGGCCCCACCTACGATTCGATCCTGTCCCAGCCGTACGGCGTGCTCGATGGGGAGATCAAGTTCACCGAGCAGGGTGAGGTCATCTCCGACAAGTATCTCCACCCCGAGCTGGCCCGCGAGAATCTCGAGCTCACCGTGGCCGCCGTTATGGAGGCGTCCTCGCTCCATCGCGCTGCCCGAGCATCGGCCGATGTTCAGGCCTCTCGCGATCGGCTCATGGACTTCATCTCCGAGGCCGCGTTCCGGCGCTACCGCGAGCTCATCGACGACCCGGACCTGCCCGAGTACTTCGTGACCACCACCCCGGTCCAGCAGCTCGGCATGCTCAACATCGGTTCGCGCCCCGCCAAGAGGACGACCGCGGAGAGCGGCATCGACGGACTCCGGGCCATCCCCTGGGTGTTCGGTTGGACCCAGTCCCGCCAGATCGTGCCCGGCTGGTTCGGCGTGGGAACAGCGCTGCGCGCGGCCCGCGAGGCGGGCTTCGGCGGCGAGCTCAAGGACATGTTCGACAGCTGGCACTTCTTCAGGGCGGTCATCTCAAACGTGGAGATGACGGCGAAGAAGACCGACCTCGCAATCGCGCAGCACTACGTGCGCTCGCTTGCGCCGGAGCGCCTGTGGCCGCTGTTCGATCTCATCCGCGAGGAGTTCGCCATCACGATTGAGGAGCTCACCGCGCTGACCGGCTGCGATGATCTGCTTGACTCGAACCCGGTCCTCAAGCGGACCCTCGAGGTGCGCGACCAGTACCTTCACCCGATCAGCTACATGCAGGTCAACCTCCTCACCCGCATCCGCGAAGCCGGACCCGAGGCGAGCGAGGATCTCAAGCGAGCGCTCCTCACAACGATCAATGGCATCTCCGCCGGCATGAGGAACACCGGCTGA
- a CDS encoding aspartate-semialdehyde dehydrogenase, with translation MSITLAVVGATGQVGHVMRTLLEERGTKADTVRFFASARSAGKELTFCGEQIVVEDVATADFSGIDIALFSAGGATSKEYAPKFAAAGAVVVDNSSAWRKDPEVPLVVSEVNPGALANRPKGIVANPNCTTMAAMPVLKPLHDESGLRRLIVSSYQAVSGSGVAGVQELTDQVRAGAKQDLPALATDGTAVQLPEPRTYVAPIAFNVVALAGSLTDDGSLETDEEQKLRFESRKILDIPELAVSGTCVRVPVYSGHGLAINAEFDSPIDVEKAKELLANAEGVQMVDVPTPLEAAGKDPSLVGRIRVDQSVPEGRGLAMFVVGDNLRKGAALNTIQIAELLIDELTA, from the coding sequence ATGCGCACCCTCCTCGAGGAGCGCGGCACGAAGGCGGACACGGTGCGCTTCTTCGCCTCTGCACGCTCGGCAGGCAAGGAGCTCACCTTTTGCGGTGAGCAGATTGTCGTCGAGGACGTCGCCACGGCCGACTTCTCCGGCATCGACATTGCCCTCTTCTCGGCGGGCGGCGCCACCTCGAAGGAGTACGCGCCGAAGTTCGCCGCGGCCGGTGCCGTTGTCGTCGACAACAGCTCCGCCTGGCGCAAGGACCCCGAGGTCCCGCTCGTCGTCTCCGAGGTCAACCCGGGTGCACTGGCGAACCGCCCCAAGGGCATCGTCGCGAACCCGAACTGCACGACCATGGCGGCCATGCCCGTCCTCAAGCCGCTCCACGACGAATCTGGCCTGCGCCGCCTCATCGTCTCCTCCTACCAGGCCGTCTCCGGTTCCGGTGTCGCCGGTGTCCAGGAGCTGACCGACCAGGTCAGGGCCGGCGCCAAGCAGGATCTTCCGGCCCTCGCCACGGACGGCACCGCCGTTCAGCTGCCCGAACCGCGCACCTATGTCGCCCCGATCGCCTTCAACGTCGTCGCCCTTGCCGGCTCCCTGACCGACGATGGCAGCCTCGAGACCGACGAGGAGCAGAAGCTCCGCTTCGAGTCCCGCAAGATTCTCGACATCCCCGAGCTTGCGGTCTCCGGCACCTGCGTCCGCGTCCCCGTCTACTCGGGCCATGGCCTCGCGATCAACGCCGAGTTCGACAGCCCCATCGACGTCGAGAAGGCGAAGGAGCTCCTGGCGAATGCCGAGGGCGTCCAGATGGTCGACGTCCCCACCCCGCTCGAGGCGGCCGGCAAGGACCCGTCGCTCGTCGGCCGGATCCGCGTCGACCAGTCCGTCCCGGAGGGCCGGGGCCTGGCGATGTTCGTCGTCGGCGACAACCTCCGCAAGGGTGCCGCTCTCAACACGATCCAGATCGCCGAGCTCCTCATCGACGAGCTCACGGCCTGA
- a CDS encoding serine/threonine-protein kinase, producing the protein MQDREEIGGYRLVEKIGFGGMSTVYRALDGGGQSVALKLLHPSISADPNARDRLRREVRTLRQVTGPYVAHVIDAETEDDEAFIVTELIDGPTLSIDVSENGVFDGSDLADLAKELAEALQEIHDKGVLHRDLKPSNVMMSHRGPVLIDFGIAQIAEESRLTATGLLAHTPGYAAPEVLNGEDPTASADWWSWAATLAYAATGHAPFGTGHSPKVTRRVLTGECDLAGADPVVAYALEAALNPRPERRPSPQEVIGMLDGSIEVDEDALELGPRYAERVVPPDGSAYPPDVSAYPAGPGAHPAGGYPADVGIHPGMDPYPAHTSPDPVRAPDSTRLSTGPMATPPQYPPHAGPHHPEGRPAEVVARNPYDVEGPAVFRPMREPAVVAQARFDPRFTPAPVPDWLRPAPRRPGIVLMLWVVFVAWAGVLPTYSLIVFVLYAVITSTVGVARDSLIRTRLEKGGRFRAESITVIGRLPLSTLGGLARTAASVGSGIVVGGGFAWFLHSFLFVEDVVAIAGGSMLGSLLAWLYPTSRPSRETTRHLIATIAPSSGYRLFWTVLAVALISLALAMYSGGVEPDWSPLSKPFPFD; encoded by the coding sequence GTGCAAGACCGTGAGGAGATCGGCGGCTACCGGCTGGTCGAGAAGATCGGCTTCGGCGGCATGTCGACCGTATACAGGGCGCTGGACGGAGGCGGGCAGTCTGTTGCCCTCAAACTCCTCCACCCCTCCATCTCAGCCGACCCCAACGCGCGGGACCGGCTGCGCCGCGAGGTGCGCACCCTCCGGCAGGTGACCGGCCCGTACGTTGCCCACGTCATCGACGCCGAGACGGAGGACGACGAGGCCTTCATCGTCACCGAGCTCATCGATGGCCCCACCCTGTCGATCGACGTGTCCGAGAACGGCGTGTTCGACGGCAGCGATCTCGCCGACCTCGCGAAGGAGCTCGCGGAGGCCCTCCAGGAGATCCACGACAAGGGCGTTCTCCACCGAGACCTCAAGCCTTCGAATGTCATGATGAGCCACCGCGGGCCCGTCCTCATCGACTTCGGCATCGCCCAGATCGCAGAGGAGTCGAGGCTGACCGCCACAGGCCTCCTCGCCCACACGCCCGGATACGCGGCCCCCGAGGTCCTCAACGGCGAGGACCCGACAGCCTCGGCCGACTGGTGGTCGTGGGCCGCGACCCTCGCCTACGCCGCGACGGGGCACGCCCCGTTCGGGACCGGCCACAGCCCGAAGGTGACTCGGCGCGTGCTCACCGGCGAATGCGATCTCGCGGGAGCCGACCCGGTTGTCGCCTACGCGCTCGAGGCGGCCCTCAACCCCCGCCCCGAGCGGCGTCCCTCCCCGCAGGAGGTCATCGGCATGCTCGACGGGTCGATCGAAGTCGACGAGGACGCGCTCGAGCTCGGCCCCCGCTACGCCGAGCGCGTCGTGCCGCCCGACGGCAGTGCCTACCCACCGGACGTGAGCGCCTACCCGGCAGGCCCGGGTGCCCACCCGGCAGGCGGCTACCCGGCCGATGTGGGCATCCACCCTGGAATGGACCCGTACCCCGCACATACCTCTCCCGATCCTGTTCGCGCTCCAGACTCGACCCGTCTGTCGACGGGCCCGATGGCCACACCCCCGCAGTACCCGCCTCACGCCGGGCCGCACCACCCCGAGGGGAGGCCGGCCGAGGTCGTCGCGCGGAACCCCTACGACGTCGAGGGACCAGCGGTCTTCCGCCCCATGCGCGAACCGGCCGTCGTCGCCCAGGCGCGCTTCGATCCGAGGTTCACCCCTGCTCCGGTGCCGGACTGGCTCCGCCCGGCACCCCGGCGCCCCGGCATCGTCCTCATGCTGTGGGTCGTGTTCGTCGCCTGGGCCGGTGTGCTGCCGACCTACTCGCTCATCGTCTTCGTGCTCTATGCCGTCATCACCTCGACGGTGGGGGTTGCGCGCGACAGTCTCATCCGCACCCGATTGGAGAAGGGCGGGCGGTTCAGGGCGGAATCGATCACCGTGATCGGGCGCCTGCCGCTCTCCACCCTCGGCGGGCTCGCGCGGACCGCGGCCTCTGTCGGCTCCGGCATCGTCGTTGGCGGCGGCTTCGCCTGGTTCCTCCACAGCTTCCTCTTCGTCGAGGACGTCGTCGCCATCGCCGGAGGGTCGATGCTCGGCTCCCTTCTCGCGTGGCTCTATCCGACGAGCAGGCCCTCCCGCGAGACCACCCGTCACCTCATCGCGACGATCGCTCCGAGCTCCGGGTACCGACTGTTCTGGACCGTCCTCGCCGTCGCCCTCATCTCGCTCGCCCTGGCAATGTACTCGGGCGGGGTTGAGCCGGACTGGAGCCCGCTCTCGAAGCCGTTCCCTTTCGACTAG